The proteins below come from a single Caenibius sp. WL genomic window:
- a CDS encoding response regulator, translating to MTGAPTANAGHAGARVLIVDDEPGLREPLADYLSGQGFAVLQAESAADARSLLLQDKPDIVLLDIMMPGEDGLSLCRHLVETKSLPVILLTARGEATDRIIGLEIGADDYVTKPFEPRELVARIRSVLRRATRPAALPEEDAWYEFEGWRLDPLKHQLSDPEGAAIAISSAEFRLLKAFLDHPRQVLDRDRLLDMVQGREAHLFDRAVDNQVSRLRRKIEAGRDEPRLIQTVWGGGYRFAADVRRVLPDSSRPDTSRSDTSRPDRA from the coding sequence ATGACGGGCGCCCCTACCGCCAATGCCGGACATGCGGGCGCCCGCGTCCTGATCGTCGATGACGAACCGGGCCTGCGCGAACCCCTGGCGGACTATCTGTCCGGCCAGGGGTTTGCCGTGCTGCAGGCCGAAAGCGCAGCCGATGCCCGCAGCCTGCTGTTGCAGGACAAGCCCGATATCGTGCTGCTGGACATCATGATGCCGGGGGAAGACGGGCTTTCTCTGTGCCGCCATCTGGTCGAAACCAAGAGCCTGCCGGTGATTCTGCTGACCGCGCGCGGCGAAGCGACCGATCGCATCATCGGGCTGGAAATCGGCGCCGATGATTACGTGACCAAGCCATTCGAACCGCGCGAACTGGTCGCCCGCATCCGCAGCGTGCTGCGCCGCGCCACCCGGCCCGCCGCTCTGCCCGAAGAAGACGCATGGTACGAATTCGAAGGCTGGCGGCTCGATCCGCTGAAGCACCAGCTGAGCGATCCCGAAGGTGCGGCCATCGCCATTTCCTCGGCGGAATTCCGGTTGCTCAAAGCGTTTCTCGATCATCCGCGCCAAGTGCTCGACCGTGATCGGCTGCTCGACATGGTGCAGGGCCGCGAAGCCCATCTGTTCGACCGCGCGGTGGACAACCAGGTGAGCCGCCTGCGCCGCAAGATCGAAGCCGGGCGCGACGAACCGCGCCTGATCCAGACGGTGTGGGGCGGCGGCTATCGCTTTGCCGCCGATGTGCGCCGCGTGCTGCCCGACAGTTCCCGCCCCGACACTTCCCGTTCGGACACTTCCCGCCCGGACAGGGCATGA
- a CDS encoding EF-hand domain-containing protein, producing the protein MRMISKILLGTAAAASVATAGIAYAAPGQDGAGKARPDITRAQAEERAGKMFDRMDANKDGKLDAADREARQQARFDRLDTNKDGSISREEFAARRDRTRTAPDGQKADGRRFGGRHHGGWHRGGHGGMGMMKQGAGPVTRAEFVAAHLARFDAADTDRNGVLTTQERQAQREKMRAEWQAKRATQQQQKAQ; encoded by the coding sequence ATGCGTATGATCTCGAAAATTCTGCTGGGCACGGCTGCGGCCGCCAGCGTTGCCACCGCAGGCATCGCCTATGCCGCCCCCGGCCAGGACGGTGCCGGCAAGGCCCGCCCCGACATCACCCGCGCGCAGGCCGAAGAACGGGCCGGCAAGATGTTCGACCGCATGGACGCCAACAAGGATGGCAAGCTCGATGCGGCCGATCGCGAAGCGCGCCAGCAGGCCCGGTTCGACCGGCTCGACACCAACAAGGACGGCAGCATCAGCCGCGAGGAATTTGCCGCCCGCCGGGATCGCACCCGCACCGCGCCCGATGGCCAGAAGGCCGATGGCAGGCGCTTTGGCGGACGCCATCACGGCGGCTGGCATCGCGGCGGCCACGGCGGCATGGGCATGATGAAGCAGGGCGCCGGCCCCGTCACCCGGGCCGAATTCGTCGCGGCGCATCTCGCCCGCTTCGATGCCGCCGATACCGACAGGAACGGCGTGCTGACAACGCAGGAACGCCAGGCGCAGCGTGAAAAGATGCGCGCCGAATGGCAGGCCAAGCGCGCCACCCAACAGCAGCAGAAGGCCCAGTAA
- a CDS encoding cupin domain-containing protein, with protein sequence MTGAKNLHERFVHLGLGATAEAQPPYTGIDWYADYAARTDGDGAEGRLVALHAFSAPWDSWEMHPHGAEVVVCTRGSITLIQDIPGQGHVATRLEPGEYAINPPGVWHTADATGPVEALFITAGLGTEHRPRLAPE encoded by the coding sequence ATGACCGGGGCGAAGAATCTGCACGAACGCTTCGTGCATCTCGGCCTCGGCGCGACGGCTGAGGCGCAGCCGCCCTATACCGGGATCGACTGGTACGCCGACTATGCCGCGCGGACCGATGGCGACGGGGCGGAGGGGCGGCTGGTTGCCCTGCACGCCTTTTCCGCCCCGTGGGATTCATGGGAAATGCACCCGCACGGGGCCGAAGTGGTCGTCTGCACCCGGGGCTCAATCACGCTGATTCAGGACATTCCCGGACAGGGCCATGTCGCCACCCGACTGGAACCCGGCGAATATGCGATCAATCCGCCCGGCGTGTGGCACACCGCCGATGCCACGGGCCCGGTGGAGGCGCTGTTCATCACCGCCGGGCTCGGCACCGAACATCGCCCGCGTCTTGCGCCCGAATGA
- a CDS encoding aminopeptidase P family protein: MSSHEARLDALRKELARRDLDGFVIPISDEHMSEYVGAYAQRLQWLTGFNGSAGTAVVLANGTAGKGAVIFVDGRYTLQVRDQVDGAQWDYASVPETSPVKWLGEHAPEGARIGFDPWLHSRAWADALETALAKRGAAAVAVESNPVDAVWQDHPAPSLAPALPHADDLAGQSSAEKRAAVAQWLAQEHCDAVVIPALDSIAWLLNIRGSDVDRTPVALSFVIAHADGTADLFIPPEKVTADLTAHLGNAVRTAPVSQFVPALQALTGKRVAVDPDHAVAAIFTTLDSAGAAVIAAPDPCILPKAVKNAAEQAGHRAAQARDGAAVSRFLHWLSRAAPQGAVDELSAAARLQAFREETGSLRDLSFDTISGSGANGAIVHYRVSAETNRPLEPNSVYLVDSGGQYPDGTTDITRTVWIGPDAAPAEVKDRFTRVLKGHIALARAVFPKGTNGSQLDTLARQFLWQAGLDYAHGTGHGVGSFLSVHEGPQRISKAGGNQELLPGMIVSNEPGYYKTGAYGIRIENLVLVERREIAGAEGEWLGFETLTHVPIDRALIDTALLDAGERAWLDAYHAGIVERIGPQLDGEARRWLEAACAPLPA, encoded by the coding sequence ATGTCCAGTCACGAAGCACGGTTGGATGCCCTGAGAAAGGAACTCGCCCGGCGCGATCTGGACGGTTTCGTCATCCCGATTTCCGACGAGCATATGAGCGAATATGTCGGCGCCTATGCCCAGCGGCTGCAATGGCTGACCGGGTTCAACGGGTCCGCGGGGACCGCGGTGGTTCTGGCCAACGGCACCGCCGGTAAAGGCGCGGTGATTTTCGTCGATGGCCGATACACACTGCAAGTGCGCGATCAGGTGGATGGCGCACAGTGGGACTATGCCTCCGTCCCCGAAACCAGCCCGGTCAAATGGCTGGGCGAACATGCGCCCGAAGGGGCGCGGATCGGGTTCGATCCCTGGCTCCATTCGCGCGCCTGGGCCGATGCGCTGGAAACCGCGCTGGCGAAACGCGGCGCGGCGGCCGTGGCGGTGGAAAGCAACCCGGTGGACGCGGTGTGGCAGGATCATCCCGCACCCTCGCTCGCCCCCGCGCTGCCCCATGCGGACGATCTGGCTGGCCAGTCCAGCGCGGAAAAGCGGGCGGCGGTGGCGCAATGGCTGGCGCAGGAACACTGCGACGCGGTGGTGATCCCCGCGCTCGATTCCATCGCCTGGCTGCTCAACATCCGGGGTTCCGACGTGGACCGCACGCCGGTGGCGCTGAGTTTCGTCATCGCCCATGCCGATGGCACCGCGGACCTGTTCATCCCGCCTGAAAAAGTGACGGCGGACCTGACCGCACATCTGGGCAATGCGGTGCGCACGGCCCCCGTCAGCCAGTTCGTGCCCGCCTTGCAGGCGCTGACGGGCAAGCGGGTGGCGGTCGATCCCGATCATGCGGTGGCGGCGATTTTCACCACGCTGGACAGCGCGGGCGCGGCCGTGATCGCCGCGCCCGATCCCTGCATTCTGCCCAAGGCGGTGAAGAATGCCGCCGAACAGGCCGGGCACCGCGCCGCGCAGGCGCGCGACGGCGCGGCCGTTTCCCGCTTCCTCCACTGGCTTTCGCGCGCAGCGCCGCAAGGCGCGGTGGACGAACTCAGCGCCGCCGCGCGCCTGCAGGCTTTCCGCGAGGAGACGGGGTCGCTGCGCGATCTGTCGTTCGACACGATTTCGGGCAGCGGGGCCAACGGGGCCATCGTCCATTATCGGGTCAGCGCAGAAACCAACCGGCCGCTTGAGCCCAATAGCGTCTATCTGGTCGATTCGGGCGGGCAATATCCCGACGGCACCACCGATATCACCCGCACCGTGTGGATCGGGCCCGATGCCGCGCCCGCCGAAGTGAAAGACCGCTTCACCCGCGTGCTCAAGGGGCATATCGCCCTTGCCCGGGCGGTCTTTCCCAAAGGGACCAACGGTTCGCAACTCGACACGCTGGCGCGGCAGTTCCTGTGGCAGGCCGGGCTCGATTATGCCCACGGCACCGGGCACGGCGTGGGCAGTTTCCTCTCCGTCCACGAAGGGCCACAGCGGATCAGCAAGGCCGGCGGCAATCAGGAACTGCTGCCCGGCATGATCGTCTCGAACGAGCCGGGTTATTACAAGACCGGCGCTTACGGCATCCGGATCGAAAATCTCGTGCTGGTGGAACGCCGCGAGATCGCGGGCGCGGAAGGCGAATGGCTGGGTTTCGAAACGCTGACGCATGTCCCCATCGACCGCGCGCTGATCGACACCGCGCTGCTCGACGCGGGCGAACGGGCCTGGCTCGATGCCTATCACGCGGGAATCGTGGAGCGGATCGGCCCGCAGCTCGATGGCGAAGCGCGCCGGTGGCTGGAGGCGGCGTGCGCGCCGTTGCCCGCATGA
- a CDS encoding S9 family peptidase: MTKTPASPPVTEQRPHEAAYHGITISDPYAWLRDPGYPEVKDTAILAHLEAENAWFETRMAGQKARTDALFREMRARIKEADKSVPQKDGNFLYWIEYEEGAEYKKWFRRPVGAPTDGSADELILDEVALAKGKEYFRLGALSVSNDGRLLAYSVDDNGSERFTARIKNLATGEVLPDEIPGTLSSLVWAAGDTALVYSLANENWRTDNARLHWLGKPLSEDVELYHEDDEGFRVGSGLSSNEKWIVISSGDHETSETRLIPADDPLATPLLVKARRKGVEYDVDERDGILYIHTNDEHENFRLATAPLATPGEWTTLIAGSDDFYLTGVSLFRDFYVTEGRLRGLDHIDVRSYTDPARVEPIVFPEASYTAGLDDNPEWAVDRLRLSYASMISPNTVYDYHLADKRLEVLKVQEIPSGYDASLYATERLEIPARDGTKVPVSVMYRKDRQPGGPLYLYGYGAYGIAIDPGFSTTRLSLVDRGFAFAIAHIRGGDDLGRAWYKAGKLERRTNTFNDFVDVAKGLVERGYTQAGRIAISGGSAGGELMGAVINSDPELWGAVVAHVPFVDVLNTMLDASLPLTPGEWPEWGNPIEDKAAFKLIRSYSPYDNVRAQAYPPLLVTAGLNDPRVTYWEPAKWVARLREMKTDGNELLLKTNMGAGHGGKSGRFESLKETAEEFAFILWQMGIAE, from the coding sequence ATGACCAAGACGCCCGCTTCCCCGCCCGTTACCGAACAGCGCCCGCACGAAGCCGCCTATCACGGAATAACGATCAGCGATCCTTATGCCTGGCTGCGCGATCCCGGCTATCCCGAAGTCAAGGACACAGCGATCCTGGCCCATCTGGAAGCGGAAAACGCCTGGTTCGAAACCCGCATGGCCGGGCAAAAGGCGCGGACCGATGCGCTGTTCAGGGAAATGCGCGCGCGGATCAAGGAAGCGGACAAGTCCGTGCCGCAGAAGGACGGCAATTTCCTCTACTGGATCGAATACGAAGAAGGCGCGGAATACAAGAAATGGTTCCGCCGCCCGGTGGGGGCCCCCACCGATGGCAGCGCGGATGAATTGATTCTCGACGAAGTGGCGCTGGCCAAGGGCAAGGAATACTTCCGCCTCGGCGCGCTGTCGGTCAGCAACGATGGCCGGCTGCTCGCCTATTCGGTGGACGACAACGGCTCGGAACGCTTCACCGCGCGGATCAAAAATCTCGCCACCGGCGAAGTGCTGCCCGATGAAATCCCCGGCACGCTGTCCAGCCTCGTCTGGGCGGCGGGGGACACGGCGCTGGTCTATTCGCTGGCGAATGAGAACTGGCGCACCGACAACGCCCGGCTGCACTGGCTGGGCAAGCCGCTCAGCGAGGATGTCGAGCTGTATCACGAGGATGACGAAGGTTTCCGCGTCGGCAGCGGGCTGTCTTCCAACGAAAAGTGGATCGTGATTTCATCCGGTGACCATGAAACCAGCGAAACGCGCCTGATCCCGGCGGACGATCCGCTGGCCACCCCCTTGCTGGTCAAGGCGCGGCGCAAGGGCGTGGAGTACGACGTGGATGAGCGTGACGGCATCCTCTACATCCACACCAATGACGAGCATGAGAATTTCCGCCTCGCCACCGCGCCGCTGGCCACGCCGGGCGAATGGACCACGCTGATCGCGGGATCGGACGATTTCTATCTGACGGGCGTCAGCCTGTTCCGCGATTTCTACGTCACCGAGGGGCGTCTGCGCGGCCTCGATCACATCGATGTCCGTTCCTATACCGATCCGGCCAGGGTGGAACCGATCGTGTTCCCCGAAGCAAGCTATACCGCGGGGCTGGATGACAATCCCGAATGGGCGGTCGATAGGCTGCGTTTGTCCTATGCCAGCATGATCAGCCCGAACACGGTGTACGATTACCATCTGGCGGACAAGCGGCTGGAAGTGCTGAAAGTTCAGGAGATCCCTTCGGGCTACGATGCGTCGCTCTATGCCACCGAACGGCTGGAAATCCCCGCGCGCGATGGCACAAAAGTGCCTGTCAGCGTGATGTACCGCAAGGACCGCCAGCCTGGCGGGCCGCTCTATCTCTATGGCTACGGCGCGTATGGCATCGCCATCGATCCGGGCTTTTCGACCACGCGCCTGTCGCTGGTGGACCGGGGCTTCGCTTTCGCCATCGCGCATATCCGGGGCGGGGACGATCTGGGCCGCGCCTGGTACAAGGCGGGCAAGCTGGAGCGGCGGACCAACACGTTCAACGATTTCGTCGATGTGGCGAAAGGACTGGTGGAGCGCGGCTATACCCAGGCCGGCAGAATTGCCATTTCGGGCGGTTCGGCGGGCGGCGAACTGATGGGCGCGGTGATCAATTCCGATCCGGAGCTGTGGGGCGCGGTGGTAGCGCATGTGCCGTTCGTCGATGTGCTCAACACCATGCTCGATGCCTCGCTGCCGCTGACTCCGGGCGAATGGCCCGAATGGGGCAACCCGATCGAGGACAAGGCGGCGTTCAAACTGATCCGCTCCTACAGCCCGTATGACAACGTGCGGGCGCAGGCCTATCCGCCGCTGCTGGTCACGGCGGGCCTCAACGATCCGCGCGTGACCTATTGGGAACCGGCCAAATGGGTCGCCCGGCTGCGCGAAATGAAGACCGACGGGAACGAACTGCTGCTCAAGACCAATATGGGGGCGGGCCATGGCGGCAAGTCGGGCCGGTTCGAAAGCCTGAAGGAAACGGCGGAGGAATTCGCGTTCATCCTCTGGCAGATGGGCATCGCGGAGTGA
- a CDS encoding acyl-CoA thioesterase, which produces MSEIYTRLFTAGPEHIDSNGHVNNAVWVQWVQDTGTAHWEARARPEDKAAYLWFVTRHEIDYRGNIGAGETVTARTWLPGPPQGARFVREVEFVTSAGKAIVAARSVWAMIDKASGRPTRIPPEVAGPFLA; this is translated from the coding sequence GTGAGCGAAATCTACACCCGCCTGTTCACGGCGGGGCCGGAGCATATCGACAGCAACGGCCACGTGAACAACGCGGTGTGGGTGCAATGGGTGCAGGACACCGGCACCGCCCACTGGGAAGCGCGCGCCCGGCCGGAGGACAAGGCTGCTTATCTGTGGTTCGTCACCCGCCATGAAATCGATTATCGCGGCAATATCGGCGCGGGCGAAACCGTCACCGCGCGGACCTGGCTTCCCGGCCCGCCGCAGGGCGCGCGCTTCGTGCGCGAAGTGGAATTCGTCACCTCGGCGGGCAAGGCGATCGTCGCCGCCCGCTCCGTCTGGGCGATGATTGACAAGGCCAGCGGCCGCCCGACGCGGATTCCGCCTGAAGTGGCGGGGCCGTTTCTGGCCTGA
- the ald gene encoding alanine dehydrogenase, protein MRVGCPREIKNHEYRVGLTPESARELTARGHEVWIESGAGLGIGASDDAYSAAGCTIHTAPDIFAACEMIVKVKEPQPAERALLRPGQILYTYLHLAPDPQQTADLVQSGVVAIAYETVTGPGHSLPLLKPMSQVAGRMAIQAGATALEKVHGGRGVLLGGVPGVMPGKVTVIGGGTVGFNAAQMAVGLGADVTILDRDPEVLERLGIHFESRAKTRFSNQANLTDSVCEADLVIGAVLVPGAAAPKLVTRAMLSCMQRGAVLVDVAIDQGGCFETSHPTTHQDPTFVVDGIVHYCVANMPGAVARTSTYALNNVTLPHALRIADLGWKEALRRDPHLAAGLNVCEGRVTYPAVAEELGYDLLPVEQALAG, encoded by the coding sequence ATGCGCGTCGGTTGCCCCAGGGAAATCAAGAATCACGAATACCGCGTCGGGCTGACCCCCGAAAGCGCCCGGGAACTGACCGCGCGCGGGCATGAAGTGTGGATCGAAAGCGGGGCAGGCCTCGGCATCGGCGCCAGCGACGATGCCTATAGCGCCGCGGGCTGCACCATCCACACCGCGCCCGATATCTTCGCCGCATGCGAAATGATCGTGAAAGTCAAGGAACCGCAGCCCGCCGAACGGGCGCTGCTGCGCCCCGGGCAGATCCTCTACACCTATCTCCACCTCGCCCCCGATCCGCAGCAGACCGCCGATCTCGTCCAGTCGGGCGTCGTTGCCATCGCCTATGAAACCGTCACCGGGCCGGGCCATTCGCTGCCGCTGCTCAAACCGATGAGCCAGGTGGCCGGGCGCATGGCGATCCAGGCCGGGGCGACGGCGCTGGAAAAAGTCCACGGCGGGCGCGGGGTTCTCCTCGGTGGGGTGCCGGGGGTGATGCCCGGCAAAGTCACCGTGATCGGCGGCGGCACGGTGGGCTTCAACGCGGCGCAGATGGCAGTGGGCCTGGGGGCGGACGTCACCATTCTCGACCGCGATCCCGAAGTGCTGGAACGGCTGGGCATCCATTTCGAAAGCCGCGCCAAGACCCGGTTTTCCAATCAGGCCAATCTGACCGACAGCGTGTGCGAGGCGGATCTGGTGATCGGCGCGGTGCTGGTGCCGGGCGCGGCCGCGCCCAAGCTCGTCACCCGCGCCATGCTGTCCTGCATGCAGCGCGGGGCGGTGCTGGTCGATGTCGCCATCGATCAGGGCGGCTGCTTTGAAACCAGCCATCCGACCACGCATCAGGACCCGACTTTCGTGGTCGATGGCATCGTCCATTACTGCGTGGCCAATATGCCCGGCGCGGTGGCGCGCACTTCCACCTATGCGCTGAACAACGTCACGCTGCCCCATGCCCTGCGTATCGCCGATCTGGGGTGGAAAGAGGCCCTGCGCCGCGATCCGCATCTCGCCGCCGGGCTCAACGTGTGCGAAGGCCGGGTGACCTATCCCGCGGTGGCGGAAGAACTGGGTTATGACCTGCTGCCCGTGGAACAGGCGCTGGCCGGGTAG
- a CDS encoding DNA translocase FtsK — translation MASRALSTVPALDWRAAFRRSLRRACQMGGAILLIGAMIFLALALASYHQTDPSASTAAGDQVANWMGRTGAWAAERVLFLFGLVSVLILPLLYAFARKLWRDADEEETPHGIRWWRTVAMLLLAMVLLATVMALAFGGPGGSLPASTGGITGLLGAAAIRAVAERLPEAAHGWTILALALACLGGGLLLAGRVFAFDWAQLLTLPHILRRSRAAAPAGDTHEEPFTTPRREEKPRAERRPPPVEADTTPRPAPEISDPSTPPKPARISSGNARQKDLFDSHALPSLDLLDDPPPTAAPKIDKMALERNARLLETVLDDFNVKGEITAVRTGPVVTMYELEPAPGIKASRVIGLAEDIARNMSAISARVSSIPGKTVMGIELPNADRQTVSLKELAACEAFAHHKGMLPIILGKDIAGEPVVADLAAMPHLLVAGTTGSGKSVGLNAILLSLLYRLTPAECRMILIDPKVLELKSYDDIPHLLSPVVTEPAKAIRALKWAVEEMERRYRMMSSVGARNLSGFNERVRAAAAKGKPLGRRVQIGFDPETGEELFEEEQLDYEALPQIVLIVDELADLMVTVGKEIEVLIQRLSQKSRAAGIHLIMATQRPSVDVITGVIKANLPTRISFKVTSRIDSRTILGEQGAEQLLGKGDMLYKPNTGALVRVHGPFVADEEVERVADHWRAQGSPVYIDSVTEEPDDGGFGFDDELTASDDPAERKYRQACQIVFESQKASASWLQRQLGVGYNTAAKWVERMEADGFVGPANHVGRRDIYRDKDGNPL, via the coding sequence ATGGCTTCACGCGCATTGAGCACTGTGCCCGCGCTGGATTGGCGCGCGGCCTTTCGCCGTTCGCTGCGCCGCGCCTGTCAGATGGGCGGGGCGATCCTGCTGATCGGGGCCATGATTTTCCTCGCTCTGGCGCTGGCCAGCTATCACCAGACCGATCCTTCCGCCTCCACCGCGGCGGGCGATCAGGTGGCCAACTGGATGGGCCGCACCGGGGCATGGGCCGCGGAACGGGTGCTGTTCCTGTTCGGGCTGGTGTCCGTCCTGATCCTGCCCCTGCTTTACGCTTTTGCCCGCAAGCTGTGGCGCGACGCGGACGAGGAGGAAACCCCGCACGGCATACGCTGGTGGCGCACGGTGGCGATGCTTTTGCTGGCGATGGTGCTGCTGGCCACGGTCATGGCGCTGGCGTTTGGTGGGCCGGGCGGTTCGCTGCCCGCCTCCACCGGGGGCATCACCGGCCTGCTCGGCGCGGCGGCGATCCGCGCGGTCGCCGAACGCCTGCCCGAAGCGGCGCACGGTTGGACGATCCTGGCGCTGGCGCTGGCCTGCCTTGGGGGCGGCCTGCTGCTGGCCGGGCGCGTTTTTGCGTTCGACTGGGCGCAACTGCTGACTTTGCCGCATATCCTGCGCCGCAGCCGCGCCGCCGCGCCTGCCGGCGATACGCACGAAGAGCCTTTCACCACCCCCCGGCGGGAGGAGAAGCCCCGCGCCGAACGGCGCCCGCCGCCGGTGGAGGCCGACACCACGCCACGCCCGGCGCCGGAGATTTCGGACCCCAGCACGCCGCCCAAACCGGCCAGGATCAGCAGCGGCAACGCCCGGCAGAAGGACCTGTTCGACAGCCACGCCCTGCCCAGCCTCGACCTGCTGGACGATCCGCCACCCACCGCCGCGCCCAAGATCGACAAGATGGCGCTGGAACGCAACGCGCGCCTGCTCGAAACCGTGCTCGACGATTTCAACGTCAAGGGCGAGATCACGGCGGTGCGCACCGGCCCCGTCGTCACCATGTACGAACTGGAACCGGCCCCCGGCATCAAGGCCAGCCGCGTGATCGGCTTGGCCGAAGACATCGCCCGGAACATGAGCGCGATTTCCGCGCGCGTATCCTCCATCCCCGGCAAGACGGTGATGGGCATCGAATTGCCCAATGCCGACCGGCAGACCGTCTCGCTCAAGGAACTGGCCGCCTGCGAAGCCTTCGCCCATCACAAGGGCATGCTGCCGATCATCCTGGGCAAGGATATCGCGGGCGAACCGGTGGTGGCCGATCTGGCCGCGATGCCGCACCTGCTCGTCGCGGGCACCACCGGCTCGGGCAAATCGGTCGGGCTCAACGCCATTCTGCTGTCGCTGCTCTATCGCCTGACGCCAGCCGAATGCCGCATGATCCTGATCGATCCCAAAGTGCTGGAACTCAAGAGCTACGACGATATCCCGCACCTCCTGTCCCCCGTGGTGACGGAGCCCGCCAAGGCGATCCGCGCGCTGAAATGGGCGGTGGAAGAGATGGAACGGCGCTATCGCATGATGTCCAGCGTCGGCGCGCGCAATCTGTCGGGCTTCAACGAACGCGTCCGCGCCGCCGCCGCCAAGGGCAAGCCGCTGGGCCGCCGGGTGCAGATCGGGTTCGACCCAGAAACGGGCGAGGAACTGTTCGAGGAAGAACAGCTCGATTATGAAGCGCTGCCCCAGATCGTCCTCATCGTGGACGAACTGGCGGACCTGATGGTGACGGTGGGCAAGGAAATCGAAGTCCTGATCCAGCGTCTCTCGCAGAAAAGCCGCGCGGCGGGCATCCACCTCATCATGGCGACGCAGCGCCCCTCGGTCGATGTCATCACCGGCGTCATCAAGGCCAACCTGCCCACCCGTATCAGTTTCAAAGTCACCAGCCGCATCGACAGCCGCACCATTCTGGGCGAACAGGGCGCGGAACAACTCCTGGGCAAGGGCGATATGCTCTACAAGCCCAACACCGGGGCGCTGGTGCGCGTGCACGGCCCGTTCGTGGCGGACGAGGAAGTGGAACGCGTGGCCGATCACTGGCGCGCGCAGGGCAGCCCGGTCTATATCGATTCCGTCACCGAGGAACCGGACGACGGCGGCTTCGGCTTCGACGACGAACTGACCGCGAGCGACGATCCGGCCGAACGCAAGTACCGCCAGGCCTGCCAGATCGTGTTCGAAAGCCAGAAGGCTTCGGCAAGCTGGCTGCAACGGCAATTGGGCGTGGGCTACAACACCGCCGCCAAATGGGTGGAACGGATGGAAGCCGATGGCTTCGTCGGCCCGGCCAACCATGTCGGGCGGCGCGATATCTATCGCGACAAGGACGGCAACCCGCTCTAG
- a CDS encoding thiamine phosphate synthase, which translates to MAAFSIAGRYSAGMHKRQTLKRQTRCPARKRAPLPCLWLISDARNDPMVERALARLPRGSGFVFRHYHLPPAERRARWRHLARIARRHGHRLLWAGAAAEARRAGADGIYGPPARLGRAPGLMRVATAHDLAELGAARRAGADAAMLSPVFATRSHPGRAVLGPLRFRLLAAQGRLPVIALGGMNRIAAKRLAWPRWAAIDGLS; encoded by the coding sequence GTGGCTGCGTTTTCCATCGCAGGCCGCTATAGCGCCGGGATGCACAAGCGCCAGACCCTGAAACGGCAAACCCGGTGTCCGGCGCGGAAGCGCGCGCCCTTGCCGTGCCTGTGGCTGATCAGCGATGCGCGCAACGACCCCATGGTCGAACGCGCGCTGGCCCGCCTGCCGCGCGGGTCCGGCTTCGTTTTCCGCCACTATCACCTGCCGCCCGCCGAACGCCGTGCCCGCTGGCGCCATCTGGCCCGGATCGCCCGCCGCCATGGCCATCGCCTGCTGTGGGCGGGCGCAGCCGCCGAAGCGCGCCGGGCCGGGGCAGACGGTATTTACGGCCCGCCCGCCCGGCTGGGCCGCGCGCCCGGGCTGATGCGCGTGGCCACCGCGCACGATCTGGCGGAACTGGGCGCGGCGCGGCGCGCCGGGGCCGATGCGGCGATGCTTTCCCCGGTTTTCGCCACCCGCTCCCATCCCGGCCGGGCGGTGCTGGGGCCGCTGCGCTTCCGCCTGCTGGCGGCGCAGGGGCGTCTGCCGGTGATCGCGCTCGGCGGGATGAACCGGATCGCCGCAAAGCGTCTGGCCTGGCCGCGCTGGGCGGCTATAGACGGGCTTTCGTAA